The Amblyomma americanum isolate KBUSLIRL-KWMA chromosome 11, ASM5285725v1, whole genome shotgun sequence genome includes the window GAACTCCAGAGAACCCAATAGTACCATGAAACATTGCCTGAGGACGTTGAGCCTATAGTGGTTTCCTTGCCCTGCTCTTTGAAATTAGCAGCGACAAACCTTATAAACTGGCTATAGCCTTGCGACACTGGTTTCCTTCAGTAATGTTAGCCCCTGTCTGCTTCCCTTACATGTAAGTTACGTTATTGTCATTTTGGTTTTTCTCAATTTGTTTTGCGATCAGGAGCTTGGGAGAAGTTATGATTCATTTTTGCTCTGCAGCAGTGCAATATATTCACAGCAGAAAAGCACACATCAAACTTGCACCATATTCGTAAAAGACATTTATTTCAGCGAGTACTGAATATTAGTGTCGCAGACAAACAGACACGAGAGCACTCAAACTCATTCCTAGGTGAAAGTGGTACAGCAGTTGTGATTAACAGAAGTAGCTCACTCAAAGCACGACACGTGTATTTTTACGATAAAAAGTTAGTTTCTTGTCACATGCATGCATTTCTGGTGGCATGGCCATTGTAGCAAGGCTGCTACGGCAGTTATCACCTCATTGGTGAATGATAAATAGCTTAGGTTATAGCAGTTATCTTTCCACCTAGTATTTAGGGGCATCTTCACGCTTCGTATATCTAATCTATGTATTTCCTGACTTCGTTACTCAAATCCTCCGATCTCCTCTTGGCTATCTCTGCTTTCTGCAGAGTAGCTAGTCCTTGGCTGTTCTCATAGCCAAAAGCTTCCTGGCTCGCCACAGTTCCCCCATCTGTCTTTAGTTGGTGGGCTTGGAGTGGACCGAACTATTTTTTTTGTCCATGGATTCTATATCTCTCCCATAACAGCAGCATAACAGGGAAACCGCTATGTATTGCCAGCGTGCTTTCAGGGTTTTAATGGTCGTGAAACTTTCAAGTTTGCTTACAGTAACTGGCCCTACATAAAATTTCTAACTCTAACTGAAACTAAGGACAGAACCAGTCAATATGAGAGGTGCCAATGTTGATTAATGAGGGCACTAAGTTACTGTTCTGCCATAAAGAAATCTTGTGCCCTGTGGTAGACTGCTATGTTAGAAGTGTCGTACAGGAAGCATCAGTTTTATAAGCTTAATGCAGAGTGGAAGACAGTTGAGCCTTTACACATTTAATTTCTAAACAAAAAAGGTGGAATTCAGACAGGTTCTACAGTTTTCTATTGTTTTTGTACCTGCTCTAAAGGGTGAAAAGAAGTCGGTGGTCCCTGAGGCTGTGTGTGTATTTAATGGTGCTAATCTCCTTTTAGAAAAAAGGCTGCGCCTTCCAGGCACCATGACGCATTTATTCTAGGCAGCGCACAAAGCCCCGCCCTAGTTTTAAGGAGAATTTTTATGAACTGCAGGGAAGTATCAGAAGATCCTAGCATCAACAAGAAAGCCCAGTTCCCTCTGCAttctctacatttttttttcctttggcaGACAAATACTTAATGCCCTTTGTGGCACATGTTTTTTCACAGAATTGTGCACTGCTGTCCAAATCTATGATCTCAAAAGAACAAGCGCAAAAAGGACAATGGCATGTTCCTTAATTGTTGGCTGTTCATCTTCGCATTCCATCATTTCTTTCCTTGATGTGTTATACTAAAGAGCTGTGTAGGTCGTTGCTTGCTTGTTGCCACTCGTTTTAGATCCTGAATCATTGTCCTATCAAAAATGGTCTTGCTCTGCTTGTGCATCATTGTCCCTGACAGGAAACTGTATAAATACGTTGCAATAGTTTTTTCTGAAATAAATTGAAAGTTCAGTGCCTCTGTCTGTGTCTCCTCCTTCTTTCTTGTCTGTTGtcctttttgcgctggttcttctgagatcatggcttactaactagcccaacaacaagtatAGCTGTGCAAACCTAGCCAGAACATCAGTGTAGAAGTAACAACGCAATTCATTTTTGTGTGAAAACTGACTCTGCCATGACTCTGCCATATTAGGAGCTGCCTGCACATTCACCAATCTTTGCAAGAGGTCGATTCTACTACCGCTTCATGAGGCCTGACCGCAAGCTGCATATTGACACTGCATAAATAGTTGTTTCTATTCTTGGCGCAACACACTGTACATTTTGTCTGCTAATAGGTTCAGCAGTGCACAGGTCAATATAAGAGTCTCGGATGATTTGGCTCATGGATGTAAATATTCACTATTTGAATTAATTGCACTGAGTATTACCTGTGCTTCCCTCATACCTCGCACGAAGGCCATGCTGTTGTCCTGAAGGTTTTCCTCCCAGAAGAACACCACCAAGCACCTCTGCAACAAAAAGCAGATCGAGGATGTGAAAAGTGTAGCGAGGCAGGGCATCTCGCAACAGATAAGTGTGTTTCCTCTGAGTTTCCTTCTGAGGCCATAGCACATATGAGCACAGCATGTATAGCAACAAAGTCTATGGGCAGCATTCTGCAACTCTCAAGCAGTTCATTTATCAATCCATTTATCAAATCGAAGCCTAATTTTGCAATGAAACTTCTGTTCAATCCCGGATCTATACAAGCTGCCCTGGAGAAGACTCTATGTGATGGATGTACAAGCAGGTAACCTACATTGTGCATGCTGACCACATTAGCAGGACCACAGTTTTGGGAGCTCTAGTAGGGGTACTAGTAATAACACCAGATGCAACACAGCATGAATGCTTTGAACAGCGTCGGGTGGCCACCCAATGCAGAGCGGGTATACAGCCTTCTGATAGCGAGAAGCCAAGTGTGGTACCGAGTCAAGTGCTCTTCTTGCTCATTGCTATGTTCATGTCTATAGACATGAACATAGCGTGGAGCAAGAAGAGCGCTGAGGCAGTCACAGTGGGGTGGCACCAAGGGTGCATGGAGCAAAGTTTTTGGCCAGCGTGATGACTTTGCAGCATATTGCGGCTCATAAAAATCGATGAGAACTTTACCTGTTTACACTAGCCGCAATTGAAGGCAAAAGCGAAGACTTTTAAAGCACTTAATTGTTGGCAAATAAATTCACCTCGTCAGGGAATGAAGGAAGCACCCTGTGGATTTTTAGGACTGTGTCCACCGCCCCTCGCCTCCCCTTGGTGCTGTCAGTTGCGTTGAGTGACACTATATGATTCACTGCTCAGTATTTTATAAATTGCATGCATATGTGTATGTGTGTTCTGGCCAAAGAAATTGAGTAGTATTTCTGTTGGATGGTGTGTCAGGATCCATGGGAGATGGGATACTTGCCTCACTGTCACGCTTGCAGCTCAGTCCGAGTGTGAGTGGCACGTGGCTTCTCTGAAGATCCAAGCTCAGGTGCATAGGACAGGATTCCACCAAGGTCTGGGGCATGGCCTGCCTAGCCACCAGGCGAACCAGCTCAGAAATCAATGCAATCCATTCCAATCGTACCAAGCTCTTTTCATTTCAGTAATACGTGGACGTAGGCAAAATGACACAGTGTTCTTTTATACAAAATGAGGACACGTACTCTCACGTGGCACACATCATTAATAATTGTGATATGTTTTAATCTTTTATGGAATGAGCTGCGGTTTGGTGTAATGGCTTAATGAACCTAAAATGCTGTACTGTAATTGAGAAGCAGATGTTAATGTACAAAACTAACACCATCAGAATTCATTCAAAATGATTTCACTACGCAAAATTTCACTTTATTAAGGTTGTAGCTATATTGATGGCTCATCCTGCACCATAATATCTATAAATGAAATATTGTGTATGGTGCATTAAATTTCACCTATGTATATATTAAAGGGCCCACCCCCACTCTACCCTCGAAAGTGCAGTTGGCGTCGTAGCTTTGCAGTTACCTAAGCATGCGGAGTTTAATGTCGTGAAGGAACTCATGGGTTACGAGGGATACTGTAGTGGAAGGCTATAGATTAATTTAGTTCAACTGGGATTCTTTATTATGTACTAACATTGCACAGAGCAAGAAAGTATAGTAAAATGAAACAATTTGAGCAACATGAATTGAACAGTTCATTACATGTAGCTGTAAATTTATGTACAAGTTGTTTTTTACCAAGCTGGCAGCATTAAACTAGGCGTCTAGTATATGATATGCTGAAAACAACAAGCAAATGGAGAATACACCAGATTTATCAGACTGAAGAACATTTCACAGAGAATTAGTTACAGCAGAAGGTGATGTAAACGGCAGGCACCTAAAATTCTTGTGCAAGCATTCTGTTGACCTGCAGGTTTATTTCTTAGGCACAGAAAGGCTACGAAGTACGATCTGTGGAATGTAGAGTTCAAGTTGAACTTCAAGAGCGCTATTATAAGGGTGAATTACTTGTCCAGCTAGCCTTTACTGAAGCTTTGTTGATGTAAAGGCGTTGCAAATTTCCTGCTTTTTATTTGGTCATTATCTGGGCCTTATCTTATTATTTAATCTTCAAGCATAATTTTTATTGTTCAAATGTAGCTGTATATCCAGGGACCTAGCTGAGAGAGTGACTCGGCTTTCAAACAGCATCACTGCTGCATTCTACTTCTAGTAGTTGTTGCAATTAAAGAATGCAAGTTTTGCTTGCGGCTAAAGCAGTTTTGTACTGCTGCCTCGGCTACTGAAATCTTGACCACTGCTTTATCATAACAAAGTTGAAGAAAGCTTATGACACTGATGAAAGCATAAATGAAATTTCTGGAACTCCCATCTTTCATCAGTGCTTTCATCAGTTTTACAACTGTCACAAACTTGCCTCAGGTGGTAACAGGGACCAGTTTGGATCTGGTGTGGTGGGCGTGAAATCATACACCTCACTCCAGCGGTTGTTGAAAGGGCTGAGTTGAGCTTTCTTTAGCTgctctgaaattaaaaaaaaaacatcacattGAGGCTTTGTATGCCACTGTGGACTTTTTTTTGACAAATAAAGCCTTGCCTGGGAATTGTTCATATGCCAGTGTGAGACAGCCAAATCGCATCTCGGAGCACGACTCTATGGATGGCTGTGTAGAGCAACAAAGCCAAGAGTCAATGCCAGCGCAGTCTCGGGCTCGTAGCTGCTGACAGGCGGATGCAAGCCGTACATTGTTGCAGTTGCGCAGGAACACACTGCACATGTGACGAGGATGACAGTGCAGTTTGGCTACAGGGCACTGTGAGATTCTTGGTGTACACGCTTTCTTGCACCTTACCTTCCCTGTGTTGGGCCCAGGACTATGGTGCAGTTGATGCAGTCATCAATGGTCACAGAATTGAGGTAATCCAGTATGTAAAGGCTGGCGTTCTGCACATCATTGGAAAGTTATTAAGGAGAAAACAATGCTGCAGTTAGGAAGTCATACAGAGATTAACTTTGAGCTGTATTGATTTGCATTGAGGGAAAATAGGGTAAAGAAAATACAAAAGGAATGCTAAAATCTATATGGACTTTTACACTACAATTTTGAATGTTTGGGGTCCAAAGCTTAGATATGGACAATCAGGCTAGAGTTAGACTAGTGAGCATAATTAAGCATGTTGAAAACATGCGTGATTATATATGGAGCTGAATATGACAGGTAGAGTGTGTGGTATAAGACAAGACTCCCCTCCTCCACCCTCACCCCCCTCTAAAAAAAATGCAGTGGGATCATGCCGTGAAAAGTTTTGTACTTGTATTATCAAACATGCATTAGTTTCTTTTGACATGTTTTGCGTGGTGCTATAAGAGTCAGTATAAGGTGACACCCATTGGCAATACCCAAAAGCCAGACAGCGTATTCATACGTGACAGTTCCTTATGACGAACTGTTGCCCATCGACGCTTCCTGGCCATTTCGTGACAATGGCCTCCACCGCGTTTTCGACAGTGTAGTTGGCGGCGTCCACTTTCGGTCTGACATCCCTGTGAAAATTCAAACGTGCCGGTGGTCTCGCCAAAAATTGACGACGGCAAACAACGCAAACAGTCGAGACTCACCACGAGTACGTCTTTGCTTGGTCGCTTTCTTTCGGCCGATCGCCTTCCGTCGAAAACAGCATCAGTTTGCGTTGGATTGCGCCCATAGTGTGTATATTGCATGTGTAACAATGTCAGTGTCATAAGCTAACAGCCGAAACTTGGGGAGCAACAACCCTCGCGCTTTTCGAGGAGATGTTGTCGATCAGTGCGCTCTGTTGCTAGGCGACGCTGACGACCTGAAAGGGTAAGCGTTTGAGAACGGAGCTGTGGCAAAACCTGCTCACTCAACAGGCTTTGTTCTAGGAGCATTTTCGACAAGCAAGCGAGATCGCATTGTTATTTGGTAACACGTTCTTTTAACCGTCTTGAATCGGTATTGCGATGTACCGATCTAATAAATCCGATTTAAGCAATTCAAATTTCGCGGTATTTTGGTTTTGtggttgcacaaaaaaaaaagagctacaaCATGTTCCGTGCATTTTCTAGGTTGCAACACGCTTTAAAATTTTAAATAAAACATTAGTAGCAGTAAACAGTTACAACAACAGCAAAATACGATTCCGTGAATTTCCGAAACTACCCCTACCTATTCCTCTACAGCAGAACTCTCCGCCATCTCCGCTCTGCGTGTGTTGCTGAAGCCAGCTGAAGCTCTATGGTTCCCTGCGTGCGATTGCTAGTGAGCGCTTGTACTTGCGTGAGGTAGTTGCAATTCTTACTGAATTAGTCGCTGTAATGTGATCCTTCTCGGTAAGTGAAGACTCATATTCACCGACATCTACGCACGCATTGCGTTGAAGGTCGCTGTCATAATACGCCGCGCAATCATAGGTTTGCTTTAGGGCGCGTTGAGAACGGCAGACATCTGAATGCGCGCTGTTCCGCGATGCTCAGCAGTGACAGCCGGTTGAACGCGTAGCTCTTATCGTTACGGATTTCGCGCTTTCTTGCCGCCTACGAGCAATATCTGGTCGCAAGTTGTCATGCTGTCGGACGATCGAAACGCAGGGTAGACGCGCGCGAGTTCTGCGATGGAGATCGAACGGCGGTTGCCTGCGGCGGGCGATCAAGCCTTGAAGCCAAGCATGGACATGCGACAGCTCTTCGTCGACAACATCACCGTCGAGGGTGACATGCTGTGGTAAGTGCGTGCTCAGCACACATAACCACATTGCgcgcatttttgtttttattttttcacattCGTGAAAGTTTGTACGAAGTGCATGCGAAGCCGTACTCCGCTTTTCATCATCTGGCCTGATCTCGCTGGGTTTATAAAcgcttgtattccggcgcaattCGCTAATCGAATGTTCCAGCGTTGTAATTTTTCTTCGTACGTATACGTGCCGGAGAGGCACAGTGCGAGCGCACAGGCGAATAAACTAGCGTCGAGGCGCAGTGCCGCTTAGCTACCAGTTCTTTATTCCACTGCATTTTCGGATAGGCACAACGAGCAACATTAAGATAGTGTataagaaaacaacaaaaaaagtaagGTGATTAGGGAACGGCTAGATGTGATAGCTTTTTGCGAAGGATAGCGCATCAATCAGTGAGCAGATCAGGTTCGATTGCTTATCTCTTATTAGCGTATGTGACAAGGGAAACAACAGAAGCTAACTTTATAGATTTGATTGCAAAATGTGTTAGCTTGGGCAGGGCGCTCAGTCTGAAGGATATGCAAGTTTTATTTGGTAAGCTTATGGCACAAGCTTTGCGATAATCTTTGTGCTTTGCTTTGCATTCTGGAATATATCAGAATAAAAAATTAGTTGTTAGTAAGTGGTATGGGCTCGAGGTGTTCCTTTCGCTCTTGCCTTCATATGTGTACGGTCAGGCCGGAATGAAGCGCAGACATGCAAATGCCATACTTTTCCACTTTGCAACGAGGCATTCCATTGAAACCGGTTTGTGAATATATACTTTGGTAGACCTTTTAAACCCTTGATTATGAATCAGTCTAGTTGTGTACTGCAGCTGAGAGTGCACAAGTAAGATGTTTTGTTTTCATGACAGGCGCTGTTCACATTTCATACTGGCCTGACTACATGCCGCATGTACATCTTATAGGTCAACAACCAGTCACAAAAGGGGTGTCAATGACACACTGACCATGGCTTATTGGCTATGAATGGGAACCCAGATGGAGCCAGCTCACATTGCTTCACTTTAAAAAGAAGAATTGGTCTTTGTGTTTGCAGCAGACAGCAGCGTATCATTCAGATGGTTCTGTTGTCTGGGAACGTGTGGAATCCAAATCTTGAGAAATTGCTGTAGCTAGTCTTGGTCATAGCAAAGGAACCTTTTGTCTCGTGCCAATCGCTGGGGTTAAGCATTATTATTAATAAAATCAAGTAAAAACATATGATGGGCACTATCACCAAAATCTTGTTTTCTTTGCTGCTTGGgattttttgttctctcatacaCGGCTGTAGAAATGTGTTCTTGGTAGTCCTTTGTGGCTGCATAAAAGTGCAATACCCACTGGCTAGAAAACGGGTACAGTctagcccacttataacgaacctgacggtcatgcatattttgtttgttgtatccgaagttcgcaATAAGTGAACTTGGCCTATTATGACCAAAAAATTCAGTCAGACAAAAgtgatgtttatttatttaaaaaaaaaacgttttgctTGTCTGTTTCTTCAAAGCAGACCTTATCAAGCCACTTTGTAAGTTCTCCATTGCAGTCATGTACTCCTGACTGAGACCCCTGCTGCAGACGAGCCGCTTTAGGGACATGATAATACCTGTAGCGATTGAGGCATTCACAGCAGCTGGTGTAAGGTCGGCATCTTTGTCTTCAATACTTGACAAAATTAAAACTGTAAAATGCAGCGGTGAAGCTCCTGCGCACAGAATGTACAGTATGCGTTACTTTTGTGTAAAGCGCTGGAGCAGCGCATTTGGCTCCAAATAAAGTGTCACTACGCTGCATCTACTAGGTTCTTGAAGCAACCTTCACGCAGAATTGGAGCCGTGTAGACTTACAAATAGGTTGGGAACTAGCACTTTACCCGGAAACCACCGGCTACTGTTTGATTTTAGTTTTCATGAATTGATGCGCACTGCGCCACCGCTCTACACTGTAGTGTGACGCAGACTGTCTGCAGCCAGTTGTGCTCTGCCTGCAAGTGGGAGTGCCGAAGGAGGAATTTTGATTGGGCAGGCAACGCACTGTATGTGACCGAAAGGGCTAGCAAGACATGCCTCTTGTTTGGTATTCGAACTTCTCAAATAGCTGCCGTCAATTGATCACCGGTCATGTGCAGTAGTTTTGCTTTTGGAGCTGCTGCTGTATCACACTTACCATACGCATCTGCTTGCCCAGCCAGCACGCATGCTCACAGAGATTAAACTTGTAG containing:
- the LOC144111180 gene encoding protein XRP2-like translates to MGAIQRKLMLFSTEGDRPKESDQAKTYSWDVRPKVDAANYTVENAVEAIVTKWPGSVDGQQFVIRNCHNASLYILDYLNSVTIDDCINCTIVLGPTQGSVFLRNCNNVRLASACQQLRARDCAGIDSWLCCSTQPSIESCSEMRFGCLTLAYEQFPEQLKKAQLSPFNNRWSEVYDFTPTTPDPNWSLLPPEAMPQTLVESCPMHLSLDLQRSHVPLTLGLSCKRDSERCLVVFFWEENLQDNSMAFVRGMREAQADLVQTLEASFEDGVAQSLFHNGQHARAVQKGPAVALEYTGADCRQVCEMVAATLMTRGTHYISPQEPEATKQQIEAAFNTSQYLFS